The stretch of DNA tgattatatataaatataaaaaatttgtgtaTAATGAATGACATAAAATTAATGAAGGCATGCATGACGTATTAATGTGGATAATTGAAAAGTGTTGCATATATACCTTATGACTTGTATCATAGTTGCTACTTCCTTTGTTGTATTTATAGGTTGGTTTGAAAGTCAATGTTCCTTCACAAAAGCCGTTGAAAATTTGCCCTCGACGTGCTTCTTGCAGAAGCTGGTCCTTGTTATGCAAACgctgaaatagaaaaaaaggaattaatatgtatatatatatatatatatatatatatatatatatatatatatatatatatatatatatatatatatatatatatatattgtgttaaaaaaaagattaaataaatatgtttttggtcgcTTAAcattcagtgaattttgaaattagtctattttaaaactttgaaccaatttagttcttcatctttcaaaatatgttacttagttattttaatcaaattttgttaagtttatttgacattttaaacacatttcataatagtatttgacttaacattaaaacaaaaatgtgtcaaacagtataaccaactcaaatataatcctgaaatgcgtatgaaacatcaaataaacctaacaaaatttgattaaaagaactaaatccacgtatttcaaaagatgaaagattaaataggttcaaagtttcgaaatggactaatttcaaaattcactcaaaattaaaggaccaaaaacatatttaacctaaaaaaataaaataaagttgaaaaaaataccTTATGAAGATGTTGTTGTATCAAAGTTCTAGCAGGGTATGTATGAATTCCTTGAAGCCTATAGTTTAGGTCTCCTAACCAGATTATAATGTGGGAGGGTCTTGCGTAAGGGTTCCAGAACTTAGAAAATAGGGTGTGTGATATGTGTCTGCATTGTGAATTTCTTTCTTCCACATTGCGTTCGTGAGCtgaaattcaaaacaaaaatcactCACTTACTGCAATATTTCAGTTCAAAACTTGAAcctgaaattatttaaattcatttaagttAATCTTGATCAAGTCGATGTTATATAATACAAATTTGTGacaatggaaaaaaaaagttcttACGTTTTCTTTAAatctaaaaattcaaatttaaaagatatatagcAAATCTTGTTACTTGtaatttttctctcttatttttcatttaaatattctCACATTTAtctcctttatatatatttatctcttttacgcactttttcttttttatctacATTCATCTCTTTTATCCACACTCATGTCATCATTTTCTTCCCTCTTTTTCATCTCTTTGTCCACACTTTcatttactataatttttttttctattttatttttttgaaaatttaaaatttatttaacccTACAAGAAAACTTCTAAATAGTAATCAATTGTAGTAACCAATAATGATTAGTAACTATggtaaccaatttagatattaatttacaaaagtaaaaattattggttactaaaatattcattattatgaataaaaaattataattggtcactatattatctttaaaattaactacCCAAAtgaaattgatcactaaaagTTAACTACCTAAATTTTAActaccaaaatgacttagtttctaaattggtctctaattaattagtaaccaattgtaattttttatttataataatgactattttaatgGGTCACTATAGCTAATTACTTTTTGTTTCTAAAACTGGTTTctaattaagaattttttttagtgtaattTAACATTCACTTGGTGAATACTAaaccactttaattaaaaactaatgatGATGAACTAACATCAACCTAACCGATTCTATATAGAGTGAATTttaaagaaacaacaaaaacttAGTTTTCAAAAATCCACACTAATAAACTaacacatatatgtatatatttgcaCGCATATACATAAATCTCatactattaattaatattatttgtttactAATTATCATTgctttttttttagtgttaataTAATTACCTGCGAGGTGGCAAGAGATGAACACCATTCTAATGCCTTTGTAGTTTATGCGAATTGCAACAGCCCCTTTCTTTCTTCCAATTATTCCTCCACACCCTCCAAAAGATTCTTTATCTACCTTCAATTCTGATGTAAAATTCAAGTGAAATTATCACATTTAATGTGGGGGTTTTAACTAAAGTTAATTACATTATAATCCAAAGAAGTTTTTTGGCATAAAATCTCACCATTGATGAACGATCTTGCATCCTTTGGCCCAAACAGGTACAACTGCAAAGATTGCATCATAACTTTACCTATCAGGCTTCATTTCAGAATGAATGAAGGCAAAAGGTAGAAAATTTCAATAAGTTTATACCCAAATAGGAATATATACATGATTggcaaattatttaaaaacatcttagaattttcattttatactaAATCGAtttcaaaaacatatataaactaattttatcttgtacaaaaattattttattttttatatgaactAAGTAAGTTTGTCCACACACAAACCCTTATAAATGCtgatcaaaatatataatatacacaAGCCATGACCTAATTATTTTTACTCACtatgaacaaaatatattataattatagccgaaacataaaatatgaatGTATGTATGTAGTTACACTAAGGTTCGTGACAACACATATAGGTACAAGATTGGATAaactttgaattttattttcaatcttaGGATTAgaacaaaacataaattcaaaAAGTTTGGTAAATTTCTTACGTATGACTTTCATCCAGAGCCGCTGAAAGCATAGTTGCAACTTTGTTTCGTGGACACGGAGGAGCCTCTTGCAACCCAACAGCCAGAAGATCAAACTCACGATTGCTACCAACCATTTCTGCTAAATCTTCAAACGTAACCTATCACACAAAATGATCAAGTCATGAAAGTTTCTACCAAACAAGAAATCACTATTACGTGAAAAGCTTTGAAATTCTGAGATTTTCTGAAAAGAGTTTTGTTAGAAGcggttttaagcctaactcaaccccacaaaaccaaCTTGTAAGGTAGTTCTGGTATTATGTTAGAagtaaattttaagtctaactcaacgtTACAAAACCAACTTATAAGGTGAgaattgcacccacttatatattttatgaattgacTTTATCTTTAGTCAACGCGAGACTTTCGACCATTTTCCATAACCTTACATATTACTATGAACATTGATATGTGGTATGTGGACATTTGATGCAGAGAGATACTATGAATTTATAAGGTTGTATGTACCTGGCCATTCATGTTCCAAGTGACTATGGAGATGCAGAGATCAGAATCAGTGGAAAAGTTGCAAACTTTCTCAACACCCACAGTTCTTATTCCTGTGTGAGAGGGTGAAGCTTGGTTATGGATGAAACCCATTGGCCTTCTCTTCGTTCTTGGTTTTCTTCTACACAAAAAAGCAACAAAAATGGTGAGAATTGAACAAAGAAATATTGCTTcaaatatatatagagagagagagataccCTTTGCAAAGTTGGTTCCCCATAGTTACGTGATTGGAAAAAACCAAACGCaggaattaattaatttctggACAAGAAAACGATTTTGAGTAGAAGAACACAGTTCGAAGAAGGAGATGGAGGGATTCATAAATTATTGACTTGCTATTATTGTTTGgaccatttatatatataggagccaaaaaataaaagttctgAAGTATTCTAGAAATTGTCAACCATTTGAAAATTTCGAAAATGTGTGGTCTTGTTTTTCTCACGAGTTAGGTCGGGGATAGTTGGGAAATTACACAGAGGGTtgagggaaaaaaaaaagatgaaaaggacCATTTGATAGATACTATCCATGCAAATTACGTCAAGTAACTTTGCCTAACTATAATACGTGTTGGAATGTCATAAAAAGGAGCACCCAAAATTGTTTCCACTCTTGTTCAATATATATCTCCTACCTCTTTTGATAATCATACCCTAATAATCCTCAaaaagtcaataaaaaaaattataagattctGTTGTGTTTACCAACTACATGTTACAATGTAGGTCGTACAATGCTGGTTTTCTTTTCATACCATTCCACCAAGTTTATATGTATGAGTTTtggtatttttatctttattgttgaagttttttatatttgtttggaGAAAAATAGGAGTTCAGATTCTCTACTATTTATTTTGTGCTGTTTTTGCTGAGTAttcaaaatacattatattagtattttaaatatctttttaatatattttaaaacgttaaaattaATGGTAATCAGTGTATTATGAAGGTACAATAGAGAAAcagtacaaaaaaaattcagcagaaaatccaaattcaaaaaataatttctctttaatgagctttttaattattttttttatatttttagtattgtCTACATCATCATCTTCCGGATCTATAATACATTTCATCATTTCAATAACATCTAGGATGGTTATTAATTTCATAATGGAAAGTGAACCAACCACACTCAAAAACAACACGCCAATGATTGCAATCTCTCAACAATGAGCATACATTACAATGAACCACAATCAAAGAAAGTGTCAATGCGTCCAATTTCTAAACGAAGACAACAATAACACACTCAATCAATGCGCCAGAAAATATGAACCAATATAAATGCTTGCTTTCAACCATGTCAAAATTTTCATCATGCTACAATGGAAATTTTTCGGACCAATCAGcggtaaaaaagaaaaaaaaataaaaataattttttttttccaaataacACATCAATGGTGTCAAAAGTGGGTAAAAAAGTGTTAgaatatcaattttgtttttcatttcctaatcaaaatataatatatgcaTTAATTTATTGAATGTAGATATGTACtaacaaattcaattaatacTAGTATTATGTGGATCAAACAACATACATGTGtgttttaataaaagaaaaaacataatttttaattattattatttaaagttgaaaataaatacaatt from Vigna unguiculata cultivar IT97K-499-35 chromosome 8, ASM411807v1, whole genome shotgun sequence encodes:
- the LOC114195653 gene encoding type IV inositol polyphosphate 5-phosphatase 11 produces the protein MGNQLCKGRKPRTKRRPMGFIHNQASPSHTGIRTVGVEKVCNFSTDSDLCISIVTWNMNGQVTFEDLAEMVGSNREFDLLAVGLQEAPPCPRNKVATMLSAALDESHTLIGKVMMQSLQLYLFGPKDARSFINELKVDKESFGGCGGIIGRKKGAVAIRINYKGIRMVFISCHLAAHERNVEERNSQCRHISHTLFSKFWNPYARPSHIIIWLGDLNYRLQGIHTYPARTLIQQHLHKRLHNKDQLLQEARRGQIFNGFCEGTLTFKPTYKYNKGSSNYDTSHKVRVPAWTDRILYKVEDENKMEATLHSYESIDKVYGSDHKPVKAHLCLRLRQIPTKT